From Streptomyces sp. TLI_053, a single genomic window includes:
- a CDS encoding alpha/beta hydrolase, producing the protein MHPVVRGAGALGLAAVLAAGTAACESGSGTAAASPTAPASSGSTSASASASAGVPPLPASLTGQQLDWQPCPAPSTAQGGDGSAPGAPWQCATLKAPLDYTKPDGQTIDLALIRAVATGTGGQSRIGSLIYNFGGPGGSGVATLPALAKDYADLNARYDLVSFDPRGVGNSAGVRCLDDAATDASAAVDGSPDDQAETTALDAANTAYVAACEQNSGAVLPHVDTVSAARDLDLMRQVLGDAKLHYFGISYGTELGGVYAHQYPGNVGHLVMDAVVDPTKDPEQNALAQAKGFQLALENFMKACAAQAGPSCPTGQGGEEGTRRITDLLTALDAAPLPTDGSRKLTQDLAVTGIAAALYNPNSWNALSVGLQEAMQGGTGTTLLALADAYTGRDQQGHYSNQSAANRAISCADDRSRYTAADVQGLLPAFRQASPVFGDFTAWGLTSCTGWPVQGGADLPEVSAPGSAPIVVIGNTGDPATPYEGAGAMVRQLGPGVGVEVTLQGQGHGGYDSGNACLKQAVDQYLLADKVPAEGTTCA; encoded by the coding sequence ATGCACCCTGTCGTACGCGGCGCCGGGGCCCTCGGCCTCGCCGCGGTCCTGGCCGCCGGCACGGCCGCCTGCGAGAGCGGCTCCGGCACCGCCGCCGCCTCGCCCACCGCTCCCGCCTCCTCGGGCTCCACCTCCGCCTCAGCCTCAGCCTCCGCGGGCGTCCCGCCGCTGCCGGCCTCGCTCACCGGCCAGCAGCTCGACTGGCAGCCCTGCCCGGCCCCCTCCACCGCCCAGGGCGGCGACGGCTCCGCCCCGGGCGCGCCCTGGCAGTGCGCCACCCTCAAGGCCCCGCTGGACTACACGAAGCCCGACGGGCAGACCATCGACCTGGCCCTGATCCGGGCCGTGGCCACCGGCACCGGCGGGCAGTCCCGGATCGGCTCGCTGATCTACAACTTCGGCGGCCCCGGCGGCTCCGGCGTCGCCACCCTGCCCGCCCTCGCCAAGGACTACGCCGACCTCAACGCCCGCTACGACCTGGTGAGTTTCGACCCGCGCGGGGTCGGCAACAGCGCGGGCGTACGGTGCCTGGACGACGCCGCCACCGACGCCTCCGCCGCCGTCGACGGCTCGCCCGACGACCAGGCCGAGACCACCGCGCTCGACGCGGCCAACACCGCCTACGTCGCCGCCTGCGAGCAGAACTCCGGGGCCGTCCTGCCCCACGTCGACACCGTCTCGGCCGCCCGCGACCTCGACCTGATGCGCCAGGTGCTCGGCGACGCGAAACTGCACTACTTCGGCATCTCCTACGGCACCGAACTCGGCGGCGTCTACGCCCACCAGTACCCGGGCAACGTCGGCCACCTGGTGATGGACGCCGTCGTCGACCCGACCAAGGACCCGGAGCAGAACGCGCTCGCCCAGGCCAAGGGCTTCCAACTCGCCCTGGAGAACTTCATGAAGGCGTGCGCCGCGCAGGCCGGACCGTCCTGCCCGACCGGCCAGGGCGGCGAGGAGGGCACCCGGCGGATCACCGACCTGCTGACCGCTCTCGACGCCGCCCCGCTTCCCACCGACGGCTCCCGCAAGCTGACCCAGGACCTCGCGGTCACCGGCATCGCCGCCGCGCTCTACAACCCGAACTCCTGGAACGCCCTCTCCGTCGGGCTCCAGGAGGCGATGCAGGGCGGCACCGGCACCACCCTGCTCGCGCTCGCCGACGCCTACACCGGCCGCGACCAGCAGGGCCACTACAGCAACCAGTCCGCCGCCAACCGGGCGATCAGCTGCGCCGACGACAGGTCCCGCTACACCGCCGCCGACGTGCAGGGGCTGCTGCCCGCGTTCCGCCAGGCCTCTCCGGTGTTCGGCGACTTCACCGCCTGGGGCCTGACCTCCTGCACCGGCTGGCCGGTGCAGGGCGGCGCCGACCTCCCCGAGGTGTCCGCGCCGGGCTCGGCGCCGATCGTCGTCATCGGCAACACCGGCGACCCGGCCACCCCGTACGAGGGCGCCGGGGCGATGGTGCGGCAACTCGGCCCGGGCGTCGGGGTCGAGGTCACCCTCCAGGGCCAGGGCCACGGCGGCTACGACTCCGGCAACGCCTGCCTCAAGCAGGCCGTCGACCAGTACCTGCTGGCCGACAAGGTGCCGGCCGAGGGCACCACCTGCGCGTAG
- the coaE gene encoding dephospho-CoA kinase, with protein MLKIGLTGGIGAGKSEVSRLLAAHGAVIVDSDVIAREVVAPGTPGLAAVAAEFGPGVLAADGSLDRPALGAVVFADPERLKALNAIVHPLVRARSAELESAAAPDAVVVHDVPLLAENGLGPLYDLVVVVDAADEVRIDRLVRLRGMTEDEARARMAAQASRADRLAIADLVIDNSGSLAELAPRVGEAWERLAARR; from the coding sequence ATGCTGAAGATCGGACTGACGGGCGGCATCGGCGCGGGCAAGAGCGAGGTGTCGCGGCTGCTCGCCGCCCACGGCGCGGTGATCGTGGACTCCGATGTGATCGCCCGCGAGGTGGTCGCCCCCGGGACGCCCGGCCTGGCGGCCGTGGCCGCCGAGTTCGGCCCGGGCGTGCTCGCGGCGGACGGCTCGCTGGACCGGCCCGCCCTCGGCGCGGTCGTCTTCGCCGACCCGGAGCGGCTGAAGGCGCTGAACGCGATCGTCCACCCGCTGGTCCGGGCGCGGTCCGCCGAGCTGGAGTCGGCGGCCGCGCCGGACGCGGTGGTGGTGCACGACGTGCCGCTGCTGGCCGAGAACGGGCTCGGCCCGCTGTACGACCTGGTCGTGGTCGTCGACGCGGCGGACGAGGTGCGGATCGACCGGCTGGTGCGGCTGCGCGGCATGACCGAGGACGAGGCCCGGGCCCGGATGGCCGCCCAGGCGAGCCGGGCGGACCGGCTGGCGATCGCCGATCTGGTGATCGACAACAGCGGATCGCTGGCGGAGCTGGCCCCCCGGGTCGGCGAGGCGTGGGAGCGGCTGGCCGCCCGTCGCTGA
- a CDS encoding SsgA family sporulation/cell division regulator produces MTYDSPRVPAQYAPGDGCAVELDLRVAVCPGLTVSVAARLRYHAADPYAVFLDNHTDLATPITWVFARDLLATGLHGWSGIGSVSVHPGVDERLDSVFITLTGEGSSVVLRAPAGRVRDFLARTESLVPIGRERTRLDLDGLLRRLCDGGAASPGP; encoded by the coding sequence ATGACGTACGACAGCCCGCGCGTCCCCGCGCAGTACGCCCCCGGTGACGGCTGCGCGGTCGAGCTCGACCTGCGGGTCGCCGTCTGCCCCGGTCTGACCGTCTCCGTCGCGGCCCGGCTGCGGTACCACGCCGCCGACCCCTACGCCGTCTTCCTCGACAACCACACCGACCTCGCCACGCCCATCACCTGGGTGTTCGCCCGCGACCTGCTCGCCACCGGACTGCACGGCTGGTCCGGGATCGGCAGTGTGTCGGTCCACCCCGGCGTGGACGAGCGGCTCGACTCCGTCTTCATCACCCTCACCGGCGAGGGGAGCAGCGTCGTCCTGCGGGCCCCCGCCGGGCGGGTCCGGGACTTCCTCGCCCGCACCGAGAGCCTGGTCCCGATCGGGCGGGAGCGCACCCGTCTCGACCTGGACGGGCTGCTGCGGAGGCTGTGCGACGGTGGCGCCGCCTCGCCCGGGCCGTGA
- a CDS encoding LysR family transcriptional regulator, which yields MEPQQLRTFVTVARLGSFSEAARELGYTQSAVSQQIAALEADLGTAVLHRRPVGPTGAGERLLEHASALLLRIDAARADIARLAGAASARLTVGATPLAVGAELGRALAEVRRAHPAVDLTVRVVAQGVLPAEVATGEVDLALVDGPAAPSDPLPLPDVGPLATVAVAEQPLVVALPVGHPLAGRPGLALADLSAAHWLDAPGLAPTAARLSAAAGVEGYRPAARYLGTDVRGLLALVAAGHGLALLPATALAGVPDVAAVPVRAPRLVHRTELVHGALPEGPAALLARLLTGERVRTGASGPAL from the coding sequence ATGGAGCCGCAGCAGCTGCGCACCTTCGTCACGGTGGCCCGGCTGGGCTCGTTCTCCGAGGCGGCCCGCGAACTCGGCTACACCCAGTCCGCCGTCTCCCAGCAGATCGCGGCACTGGAGGCGGATCTCGGCACCGCCGTGCTCCACCGCCGTCCGGTCGGGCCCACCGGTGCCGGTGAACGGTTGCTGGAGCACGCCTCCGCACTGCTGCTGAGGATCGATGCGGCGCGCGCCGACATCGCACGCCTCGCGGGTGCCGCGAGCGCCCGGCTCACGGTCGGTGCCACCCCGCTGGCGGTCGGAGCGGAACTGGGGCGCGCGCTCGCCGAGGTGCGCCGGGCGCATCCGGCGGTGGACCTGACGGTGCGGGTGGTCGCCCAGGGCGTCCTGCCGGCCGAGGTCGCGACCGGCGAGGTCGATCTCGCGCTCGTCGACGGCCCGGCCGCGCCCAGCGACCCGCTCCCGCTGCCCGACGTCGGCCCGCTCGCCACCGTCGCCGTCGCCGAACAACCGCTCGTCGTCGCCCTGCCGGTCGGGCACCCGCTCGCCGGACGCCCCGGCCTGGCGCTCGCCGACCTGTCCGCCGCCCACTGGCTGGACGCCCCGGGCCTCGCCCCGACCGCCGCCCGGCTGAGTGCCGCCGCCGGTGTCGAGGGCTACCGGCCCGCGGCCCGCTACCTGGGCACCGACGTGCGGGGGCTGCTCGCCCTGGTCGCGGCCGGGCACGGGCTGGCGCTGCTGCCCGCCACCGCCCTGGCCGGGGTGCCGGACGTGGCGGCGGTGCCGGTCCGGGCTCCCCGGCTGGTGCACCGGACGGAGCTGGTGCACGGCGCGCTGCCGGAGGGGCCCGCCGCGCTGCTGGCCCGGCTCCTGACGGGGGAGCGGGTGCGCACGGGGGCTTCCGGCCCGGCGCTGTGA